In Amia ocellicauda isolate fAmiCal2 chromosome 7, fAmiCal2.hap1, whole genome shotgun sequence, one genomic interval encodes:
- the LOC136752407 gene encoding immediate early response gene 2 protein: MERSSEAKRILTLSLGKLYSSRSQRGGMRLQRSLQLSLVMRSAREIYHSAAEELRLSAAETSPRTAPAPEQPRTAEEPMETDCAATRSPSQPLTPSRENRSPERGCQPREAVAGRGQRDKENQSPLGVGRLSRKRRGKEAGEPEFLPSKRPRMEAQEPSGETPPPAQVPALRSSVGGVCGGSCHRGGDSRTALCVPLPRTIVAF; encoded by the coding sequence ATGGAGCGCAGCAGCGAGGCCAAGCGCATCCTGACCCTGTCCCTCGGGAAGCTGTACAGTTCCCGCAGCCAGCGCGGCGGCATGCGGCTGCAGCGGAGCCTGCAGCTGTCCCTGGTCATGCGCAGCGCCCGGGAGATCTACCACAGTGCCGCCGAGGAGCTGCGCCTGAGCGCCGCGGAGACGTCGCCCCGCACCGCGCCCGCCCCGGAGCAGCCCCGGACGGCGGAGGAGCCCATGGAGACGGACTGCGCTGCGACTCGGAGCCCCAGTCAGCCTCTGACGCCGTCCCGGGAGAACCGGAGTCCAGAGCGCGGCTGCCAGCCCCGGGAGGCGGTGGCAGGGAGGGGGCAGCGGGACAAGGAGAACCAGAGTCCCCTCGGGGTCGGACGTCTCTCCAGGAAGCGCAGGGGCAAAGAGGCAGGCGAGCCGGAGTTCCTACCCAGCAAGAGGCCGAGGATGGAGGCGCAGGAGCCGTCGGGGGAGACGCCGCCACCCGCCCAGGTTCCAGCCCTGCGGTCCTCTGTCGGCGGTGTGTGTGGCGGCAGCTGCCACCGTGGCGGGGACTCTCGGACGGCCCTCTGCGTGCCTCTGCCCAGGACCATCGTGGCCTTCTGA